The following are encoded together in the Gammaproteobacteria bacterium genome:
- the pabB gene encoding aminodeoxychorismate synthase component I — protein sequence MLVHPLPYLSDSCEYFARLRHLPGAVFLDSARPHCSAGRFDLMAASPLCELRTRGLLTHIASACGVEASARDPFELLDAALDTYLPRRRPLVGEWPFSGGAIGFFGYELGRRMARLPVADEPGFTPQMQIGIYPWALMQDHDRGQCALIFSDSIGAGQRQELIGLSSVPAVEESTAFRLESNFDSNLDREAYARAFAQIQRYILDGDCYQVNLAQRLTARCSGDPWHAYRRLRARMASPFSAFMTAGEATVLSFSPERFLHIRDGRVETRPIKGTMRRATRSDADQHQVERLLASAKDRAENIMIVDLMRNDLGRTCRTGSVRVEKLCGLESYANVHHLVSVVTGQIAPGRTPLEVLANCFPGGSITGAPKIRAMQIIDELEPDARSVYCGSIGYVSASGTMDTSIAIRTLVHAAGHIHSWGGGGIVADSDCETEYRESLLKIEPLLNGLLECAVQPALRDRAGSLA from the coding sequence ATGCTTGTCCACCCCCTGCCTTACCTGAGCGACAGCTGCGAGTATTTCGCGCGTCTGCGGCATCTGCCGGGCGCGGTCTTTCTCGACAGCGCGCGCCCCCATTGCAGCGCCGGTCGCTTCGACCTGATGGCGGCAAGCCCGCTGTGCGAGTTGCGCACGCGCGGCTTGCTCACGCATATCGCTAGCGCCTGCGGCGTCGAAGCAAGCGCGCGCGACCCTTTCGAACTGCTCGATGCCGCACTCGACACCTATCTGCCGCGCCGACGGCCGCTCGTCGGCGAGTGGCCGTTCAGCGGTGGCGCGATAGGTTTTTTCGGTTACGAACTCGGCCGGCGCATGGCCCGCCTGCCGGTAGCGGATGAACCCGGGTTCACGCCGCAGATGCAGATCGGCATCTATCCATGGGCACTGATGCAGGATCACGACCGGGGCCAGTGCGCGCTGATTTTCAGCGACTCGATCGGGGCCGGGCAACGCCAGGAACTGATCGGCCTGAGCAGTGTGCCAGCGGTGGAGGAAAGCACGGCATTTCGCCTCGAGTCGAACTTCGATTCGAACCTCGATCGCGAGGCCTATGCGCGCGCCTTTGCGCAAATCCAGCGCTACATCCTCGATGGCGACTGCTACCAGGTCAACCTTGCGCAGCGGCTCACGGCACGCTGCAGCGGTGATCCCTGGCATGCCTACCGCAGGCTGCGCGCACGCATGGCGTCGCCGTTCTCCGCATTCATGACCGCCGGGGAGGCCACGGTCCTCAGCTTCTCGCCCGAACGCTTTCTCCACATCAGGGACGGACGTGTCGAGACGCGCCCGATCAAGGGCACCATGCGCCGCGCCACCCGCTCCGATGCCGACCAACACCAGGTGGAACGTCTGCTGGCTTCCGCGAAGGATCGCGCCGAGAACATCATGATCGTCGACCTGATGCGCAACGATCTGGGCAGGACCTGCCGCACCGGCAGTGTGCGGGTGGAGAAGCTCTGCGGACTGGAAAGCTATGCCAATGTGCACCACCTGGTCAGCGTGGTAACCGGGCAGATCGCACCGGGGCGCACCCCGCTCGAGGTGCTCGCGAACTGTTTTCCCGGCGGCTCGATCACCGGCGCTCCGAAAATCCGCGCGATGCAGATCATCGATGAACTCGAACCCGATGCCCGCAGCGTCTACTGCGGCTCGATCGGTTACGTGTCCGCGAGCGGCACCATGGACACCAGCATCGCGATCCGCACCCTGGTGCACGCGGCGGGGCATATCCACAGTTGGGGCGGCGGCGGCATCGTCGCCGACTCGGACTGCGAAACCGAATACCGCGAGTCACTGCTCAAGATAGAGCCTCTGCTGAACGGCTTGCTCGAATGTGCCGTGCAGCCCGCACTCAGAGATCGCGCAGGCTCGCTCGCCTGA
- the cysB gene encoding HTH-type transcriptional regulator CysB, with translation MKLQQLRYIWEVARHDLNVSATAQGLFTSQPGISKQVRLLEDELGVEIFERSGKHLTRVTPAGEIILAKAGEILRTVESIKKVAQEFRNDHKGTLSIATTHTQARYALPPTIKAFMERYPEVSLHMHQGTPVQISEMAADGTVDFAIATEALELFSDLVMMPCYEWNRCVIVPRGHPLAALGTLSIEEVAKYPLVTYVFGFTGRSRLDEAFHSRGLTPRVVFTATDADVIKTYVRLGLGIGIIAHMAVDETLDRDLVALDASKLFRPSVTKIGFRRGTFLRGYMYEFIELFAPHLTRSVVDEAWHRHSNAEVENLFAGFELPVY, from the coding sequence GAGGTCGCGCGCCACGACCTCAATGTCTCCGCCACCGCGCAGGGCCTGTTCACCTCGCAGCCCGGGATCAGCAAGCAGGTCCGCCTGCTCGAGGATGAACTCGGCGTCGAGATCTTCGAGCGTAGCGGCAAGCATCTGACACGGGTCACGCCGGCCGGCGAGATCATTCTCGCGAAGGCGGGCGAGATCCTGCGCACGGTCGAGTCGATAAAGAAAGTCGCGCAGGAGTTTCGTAACGACCACAAGGGCACGCTCTCGATCGCGACCACCCACACGCAGGCGCGTTATGCCTTGCCCCCGACCATCAAGGCGTTCATGGAGCGCTACCCCGAGGTGTCGCTGCATATGCACCAGGGTACGCCGGTCCAGATCTCGGAAATGGCCGCTGACGGCACCGTGGATTTTGCGATTGCCACCGAAGCTCTGGAGTTGTTTTCCGACCTGGTGATGATGCCCTGTTATGAATGGAACCGCTGCGTGATCGTGCCACGCGGACATCCACTCGCCGCGCTCGGGACGCTGAGCATCGAGGAGGTCGCGAAGTACCCGCTGGTCACCTATGTATTCGGGTTCACCGGCCGCTCGCGCCTCGACGAGGCATTCCACTCGCGGGGGCTCACGCCGCGCGTGGTATTCACCGCCACCGACGCCGATGTGATCAAGACCTATGTGCGCCTCGGTCTCGGCATCGGGATCATCGCGCACATGGCGGTTGACGAGACGCTGGACCGCGATCTGGTAGCGCTCGATGCCAGCAAGCTGTTCCGTCCGAGCGTGACCAAGATCGGTTTTCGCCGCGGCACGTTCCTGCGCGGCTACATGTACGAGTTCATCGAGTTGTTTGCTCCGCACCTCACCCGTAGCGTGGTCGACGAAGCCTGGCATCGGCACAGCAATGCGGAGGTCGAAAACCTGTTTGCGGGTTTCGAACTTCCGGTTTATTGA
- the thrH gene encoding bifunctional phosphoserine phosphatase/homoserine phosphotransferase ThrH, which produces MEIACLDLEGVLIPEIWIEFAERTGISELRATTRDIPDYDVLMKQRLRLLDEHGLRLPDIQAVIDTMEPLPGALEFLDWLRERFQVLILSDTYYQFSAPLMRQLGWPALFCHRLEVDESGRVTDYVLRQKDPKRHSVKAIKSLNFRVIAAGDSYNDITMLSEADAGILFNAPANVIAEFPQFPAVEGYDLLREEFRRASLRDL; this is translated from the coding sequence GTGGAGATAGCCTGTCTCGACCTTGAAGGAGTGCTGATTCCGGAAATATGGATCGAATTCGCCGAGCGCACCGGCATCAGCGAATTGCGCGCCACGACCCGCGATATTCCCGATTACGACGTGCTGATGAAGCAGCGCCTGCGCTTGCTCGACGAGCATGGCTTGCGCCTGCCCGATATCCAGGCGGTGATCGACACCATGGAGCCGTTGCCCGGAGCGCTTGAATTCCTCGACTGGCTGCGCGAGCGCTTCCAGGTGCTGATCCTCTCGGATACCTACTACCAGTTTTCCGCGCCGCTGATGCGCCAGCTCGGCTGGCCGGCGCTGTTCTGCCACCGCCTCGAGGTTGATGAAAGCGGGCGGGTCACGGACTATGTGCTGCGCCAGAAGGATCCCAAGCGCCATTCGGTCAAGGCGATCAAATCGCTGAATTTCCGGGTCATAGCGGCCGGCGATTCCTACAACGACATCACCATGCTGAGCGAGGCGGATGCGGGCATCCTGTTCAATGCGCCGGCCAATGTGATCGCCGAATTTCCGCAATTCCCGGCGGTCGAGGGTTACGATCTGCTGCGCGAGGAATTCAGGCGAGCGAGCCTGCGCGATCTCTGA